In Lathyrus oleraceus cultivar Zhongwan6 chromosome 2, CAAS_Psat_ZW6_1.0, whole genome shotgun sequence, the DNA window TATCCGTATCCATACGTCGCTGTAGCTCAATATCAGCAACCGCCATACCAATACCAACCGCAGAAAGGTAATCAACAACCAACACCTACTCAGAAAAATCAGAATCAACAATACAACCTTGACAATAAAGGATAAGATTAAGGGCAAAATAACAGAGGTAATTATGGTAAACACACTCAATACGACAAGATCCAAGTATCATATGCTGACTTGGTACCGTATCTGATCCATCTGGGGGCTATTGTGCCAAAAGAAATCCCTTAAGCTATTCCGCCTTATCATCCCAAACATAACACTAATGCCTCATGTGCCTACCATGTCGGGCATGTGGGACATTCCACTGAAGACTGTTGGTCGTTAAAGAACAAAATCCAAGACTTGATTAACCAGAAGATTATGTATTTCTCGGAGGAAAAGTCGAACGCGAAAACGAACCCTCTACCTAATCATGATGGTCCCAAGGTCAGCATCGTCATTGAAGAGGAAGCCGTAGAGCCTGTAAAGTGGGTCAATGAGTTGAAGACTTTGTTGTCCGTTGTGTTGAGAAGACTCGAACAATTTGGGTTTCTAGCAGGTGTACATGATGATTACATAGTATGCGAGTTTAATCCGGACAATTGCGACAAGCTGAGGGGTTGTGTGCAAGAACTAATGGATCAAGGTTTAATACAGTTATCCAAGTCTAAAGTAGCAAAAGAGGTGGCAGTAATTGAACCAATAACAATTGTGTACAAAAAGAAGAAGGTCGAAGCTCCTCCCAAGAGGATTCAACCGATTCATTTCCATGTTCCCACTCTATTCCCGTATCAGAATACCAAGGTAGTGCCTTGGAATTATGAGAATACAACGTATCAAGGAGGAAAAGAAATCTACATTCCTGACACAGAAATCGTCAACATTGCTGGAACGGGGGGCATGACTCGGAGTGGCTGTGTATTCGCTCCAAAATACACTCCTAGGGTGTCTCTAGCACCCATAGTTATCCCGCATAAGGAGAAGGTCATTCCTACTCCGACTCTGCAGGCAGGGGCCACTGTACCCGCCACTCCGAGCGTGACGACTGCTCTAGTGTTGACAAAGGTTATTGACAATAAAGCTACAGAATCTGAAACGTCTAAAGATAAAGGGCCGATGGTTAAGAAAGAACAAGTTGAAGATCACAAGAAGAGCGTCACTTTTGAGGAAAGCCAAGAGTTCctcaaattgatcaagaaaagtgatttCAAAATTATTGACCAGTTGAATCAGACTCCCTCCGAAATATCGATTTTATCCTTGCTATTGAGTTCCGAGGCTCATCGTAAGGCATTGCCGAAAATTCTAAATGTCGCTTATGTGATGCAAGATATCACAGTCGATCAATTTGACGACGTGGTTGCCAATATCACTGCCAGTAGGTATCTGAGATTTAATGAAGCATACCTACCTCCTGAGGGAAATGCCCACAACAAAGCACTACACATTTCGGTCACATGCACTGACTCTCTCCTATGACGAGTCCTCGTTGACACTGGATCTTCgcttaatgtattgccaaagtctACATTAAGCCAATTGTAGTTTAAGGGGCCCGAGATGGGGAAGTCGATTTGCCTATCTGTGTTGGACCCCACCAGTTCAGTATCAccttccaagtcatggatatcaacccagcttacagttgtctgttgggcagaccatggattcatgccGCTGACACAATCACTTTTATGTTGCACCAAAGGATGAAGTACTTAATTAATGATAAACTGGTAATTGTGTGTGGTGAAGAAGATCTATTGGTCAGTGAACTCTCCTCTTTGAGATATGTTGAAACAGATGAAGGGATCGTCGAGGTTCCGCTCCACTATTTAGAGTTTGAAGAAGTCAGTTCTGCTACCCCCAATCACAACCAATCTTCTACTGCCATCCTATCCTCAGCGAAAAGTGCCAAATAAACACTGGAGAAAGGCCCACTTCCCGATTGGGGTAAGGTGGTCAATGTGGCAGAGAAACGTGACAGGTTTGGTATCGGTTATCACCCAGCAGCACGCAAGGCAAGTCCAAAGAAAAAGCAGTTCAACCCGGTCAAATTCAGCAGCGCCGACTATCAAAATGAGCATATTATGGCAGTTATTGGATAGTCCAGCGGTAGCAAACCAGGGGCACCCAGCCTCATACGCAGATGTCCTTTAGGGTTCAAGCTTCTCAATTGGATGGCCACCGTGATTCCCATAGTAAACTCGGAAAAAacgtaatgcattttgttttctcGATCCCTCGTCCTCGCCCAAGACGATAGGATAGCTTGTAAGGGCCTCCATGTTTAAACGTATTGTGTGAATAAATAAAAAGTAATTTTTGCATgtgtcacaccccaattttgaccctgaatcgccAATTTGACACATTCATCATAGTCGTTGCATCTTTACGTATCATACtatgcattccataccgcatagtgcctaaaatatcagtcgaaacaattttttcggatctacagacaaaccggttgaattaatcaACGGATGTGCATCAAATTAGTGAAcgaaattttttaaaatcaagcttctagacatcaattctattaatctacgtttcgcgtagtttaatatggtatgctcgatttatttttcagctaatttttcggccactttttgatcggctcgagcctgtttaaccggtcaaatttatttcaaaattaaaagaaacgctgaattttttcaataagtttatttcgcactgatcattttggtgcattcgatttaatttttcgagcgATTTTGCACctgatttttattcattttaaatccgtttattttcatTATTGTGTCAGAAAACTCAGAAAAGTTAAATAGAATTGTTCATGtcatcattttattttattgtggttgttttaaaaaaaggtgaattttatttattttaattaactGAATTTGATTTTCATAAATAAAAGCATCTAGAAGGGCCATTCTAGACATTTTAATTTATCTTACCATGTGTGTTTTTTTGATTCGATCCTGGTTGTCAATTTCAAAATAATCAAAGGCTCACAATGGCTATCCATGTCCACCTCTCTCGAccaatcaaaataaaacaaaataagagAAATAAGAGGAGAAGAAACTTGGAGCAATAAGGGGGACCAAATGGCCCACAATACCAACGACTTTTTTCTCCTCTCGCGTGGCTAGGAAATTGAAGACAAATGGAATATAAAAAGAGGAACCTCATTTGTAAATATCTCTCCACACGTGACTGCATACTAGAAAGAAGGGGGAAACTCTTCACTTTTTGCATACCTACCCAAATCACGACCCTCCATCTCTCTCCACCTACTCTCTCACGCAATAACCCTCATTAAAAAttcttcctcttcatcttctccaccTCACCGTCTGTTCCTCATCCACAACACAATCTATACCCTAAACCCTCCGCCACCACTCCAACCCTAAACCACCGCCGAACCACCTTCGTCTTCACCGTCAAACCTCACCACTCATATATCCTTCCGCCGTCAACAAAGCCTTCAACCGACCACCACCGATCTCGCCGGAAACCGCGAGCTTCGCCTTTGTCTTCCTTCATCACGCCATCACCTTAATCACATCATCACCGCCGACCATAAACCCACGGCCGCGACAACCACAACTGTCCAACCACCGCCGAACCTCCTTCGCACACTCCATGTTCGTCCTCCTTCTTCGCACTACCGCTGACAACAACCGTCGCAAATCACTCACTGTACCAGTCATCATTCGCACATGTTATTGTTACTTGGGATTATTGGGTTACGTTTGATTTTTGTTTAACAGGTTGAAGTGTTCGCTGAATGTGTTTATGAATCCAAAGAGCGGATCCAGGTTCAATTTCAGCTGAGAGATTGGAAGTTTGCATTCACGCCGGTTCGATGAAAGAACAACCAACAACATCgattttctcagatccaaactAAAGTCTATTTTCATGGCAGTCACGAAGCATTTGCTGTTGTTTCCAGTCCGTTGAACTACACCAACGGGCATTCGCACGAAATCTCACTCTCTCTCACATAGCCACAGTAACTGAACTCAATACCAAACAGAGACCAAGATGGCCGAGCAAACTTTCATCATGATCAAGCCCGATGGCATTCAAAGAGGCCTCGTTGGGGAGATTATTAGCAGGTTTGAGAAGAAGGGTTTCTACTTGAAAGGTTTGAAATTTGTGAATGTGGAGCGTGCTTTTGGTGAGAAGCACTATGCAGATTTGTCTGCAAAGCCTTTCTTTAGCGGATTGGTGGATTACACTATCTCTGGCCCTGTTGTTGCCATGATCTGGGAGGGTAAGAATGTTGTGACAACCGGAAGAAAGATAATCGGTGCCACAAATCCTGCTCAATCTGAGCCTGGAACTATCCGTGGTGACTTTGCCATTGACATTGGCAGAAATATTATTCATGGAAGTGATGTTGTTGAAAGTGCTAACAAGGAAATTGCTCTGTGGTTCCCTGAGGGTGCTGCTAACTGGCAAAGCAGCCTTCACTCTTGGATCTATGAGTAAAGATCAAATATGTGGTTGATTTTGAATCTGCCCTATTTTTATCTGTTAAATTTTATTAAGTCTGTTTTGTGTCTTGGTTTGGATGTCAAGTCTCTTTATGTTGTTTCTGTTTgatttttcaaatcaaaatctAGATTTGCTTGAAACGTTATCACAGTTTGATGAAtcaaatcatttttttttatttctaaaAAATCCAACCTTTTAAACCATTCCAATTTCAATTTATAAAAAAATCCAATTAGGTTATTTGATTCATATGATTGATTACTAATTGCCAAGGTTAGTGATTAAGGTCATTGTTTCACTTTGATCAccaatcaaatcattttcttCTTAATTTCTAAAAATCCAACCTTTTAAACCACTCCAACTTCAATTTAAACCATGTCTCAATTTATACGAATTAAACCTTGACCAGGTATCAGTCGACAGTCAAGAGCAATATTCAAGCGTATCTTCTTTattaaaatttgaagaaaaagattatcctggatggaatatccagttataatcccgaatatggggctcaagttgtaagagcttgtaagccataagtgttcgtcttctctccaaaacgcctgtaaatatctcaaaccattttcttaataaaatttgaagaaaaagattatcctggatggaatatccagttataatcccgaatattaggctcaagctataagagcttgcaagccataaatattcgtcttccctccaaatcattcgtaaatattcgaaccattttcttaacaaattggaaagaaacagactgcctgggtggaatatccagacgtagtcccgagtattagacccaagttaTAAGAGCTTGCCGGtcataagtactcgtctttcaaactcacaaaatacttaattcctaccttaacactgttttcaataaagatggaaatggaacatggtgtataccgtgcactcttgagattaagattcgaggtggatgcctcgcctatcttagctctcgccatcgtctaaaattgtcaatatggtttcttcaaacccctttctcaatcaaacctcaaaatacttaatctttattaaatattttttccagtaagatggaaatggaacatggtgtataccgtgcactcctgagactaggattcgagatggatatcttgctcatccaagttctcgccgtcacccaaaatacatccaaccaatcaaactcttttcttcaCCGCAATGCAGTCTTtaaaaacctttttcataaacgaaagacatcttgtcttaagatgatgcaaagcaatgcttcggccagaattgttgagttgagataagtgacgtttttccgaatgttgatttgtaaatccattcgatgtgtgatatacgtccgctcctcatcgtttttgggtaaaacaatgttttcgtcgattaatacaatatagctttcgctaaaatcgaccaacaaacaaacatctttctacccagaactacgtaagccttgatttctctgttgagatacgtaggagcaggatttgtaaatcttgtcagacccactaataaaaaacttaggtttagtccttcgttaaaaatccaaaaatattctcctctcttctattctttctttcccacttaataaattgaaaagtctaacatttcaaactaacattaacgcatACAACTGACCTgatggttcccgttgagtacaacggacgtgaggggtgctaataccttccccttgcgtaatcgactcccgaaccctgatttggttgcgacgaccataatcattgtcgttctttcttgggttttatcgatatttcccctttccttt includes these proteins:
- the LOC127119079 gene encoding nucleoside diphosphate kinase 1-like, which produces MAEQTFIMIKPDGIQRGLVGEIISRFEKKGFYLKGLKFVNVERAFGEKHYADLSAKPFFSGLVDYTISGPVVAMIWEGKNVVTTGRKIIGATNPAQSEPGTIRGDFAIDIGRNIIHGSDVVESANKEIALWFPEGAANWQSSLHSWIYE